One genomic window of Micromonospora sp. WMMD1128 includes the following:
- a CDS encoding helix-turn-helix domain-containing protein: protein MGSVELLPVGRRVAYWRGRRKLSQQVFADRLGKSKSWVDKVERGVRRLDKLSTLQEIARVLRIDTAALVGQDAAPVQVTGRVEGVERIRVALSRYEIPLGKSAGRRPVVPVDRMVRDVGYAWTTFQHARYPQMVDLVPDLLTDAQRTDAAAPVAGRVPLVEAYRVTAALLVKLGDAELAWLAVDRAMLAATGDRVLVAAVAVQLGQVLRALGRVREAKSVMLTAAYRIAPPVIEYGPPVELSLCGTLLIQAGLAAAQDGNESAAGELLDEAAGMAERVGDGYDHHRTGFGPTAVDLARAAVAVENGDTDEALAWHEKATARAGWRWLPAEHRAAHLLDVARAHLHAGDPGHAARALTEAERTAPAEITHRPVARDIVAEIARDPRAPTTITQLATTLGVG, encoded by the coding sequence GTGGGCAGCGTTGAGCTGTTGCCGGTGGGTCGGCGGGTGGCGTACTGGCGCGGCCGGCGGAAGCTGTCGCAGCAGGTGTTCGCTGATCGGCTCGGTAAGTCGAAGAGCTGGGTGGACAAGGTCGAGCGGGGCGTGCGGCGGTTGGACAAGTTGTCGACGCTTCAGGAGATCGCCCGTGTGCTCCGTATCGACACGGCCGCGCTTGTGGGCCAGGACGCCGCGCCGGTCCAGGTGACCGGTCGGGTTGAGGGCGTCGAGCGGATCCGGGTGGCGTTGTCGCGCTACGAGATCCCGTTGGGCAAGTCGGCGGGTCGCCGTCCGGTGGTGCCGGTGGATCGGATGGTGCGGGATGTGGGGTACGCGTGGACGACGTTCCAGCACGCCCGCTACCCGCAGATGGTCGATCTGGTGCCGGATCTGCTCACCGATGCGCAGCGCACCGATGCCGCGGCTCCGGTGGCGGGTCGGGTGCCGCTGGTCGAGGCGTACCGGGTCACCGCTGCTTTGTTGGTCAAGCTCGGCGACGCCGAGCTGGCGTGGCTGGCGGTGGATCGGGCGATGCTCGCCGCCACCGGCGACCGGGTCCTGGTCGCTGCCGTGGCCGTGCAGCTCGGGCAGGTGCTGCGGGCGCTCGGGCGGGTGCGGGAGGCGAAGTCGGTGATGCTCACTGCCGCGTACCGGATCGCCCCGCCGGTGATCGAGTACGGCCCGCCGGTGGAGTTGTCCCTGTGCGGGACCCTGCTCATTCAGGCTGGCCTGGCGGCGGCGCAGGACGGCAACGAGTCCGCCGCCGGGGAACTGCTCGACGAGGCCGCCGGCATGGCGGAACGGGTCGGCGACGGGTACGACCATCACCGCACCGGCTTCGGACCGACCGCCGTCGACCTGGCCCGCGCTGCCGTAGCCGTGGAGAACGGCGACACCGACGAGGCGCTCGCCTGGCACGAGAAGGCCACCGCGCGGGCCGGCTGGCGGTGGCTGCCCGCCGAACACCGCGCCGCGCACCTGCTCGACGTCGCCCGCGCCCACCTACACGCCGGGGATCCGGGCCACGCGGCCCGCGCACTGACCGAAGCCGAGCGCACCGCACCGGCCGAAATCACCCACCGGCCGGTCGCCCGCGACATTGTTGCCGAGATTGCCCGCGACCCCCGTGCCCCGACCACGATCACTCAGCTCGCCACCACGCTCGGGGTCGGCTGA
- a CDS encoding helix-turn-helix domain-containing protein, with protein sequence MLLDPLRIPEDAWSRGEVLTVLAARDIGGLFRWITRLTGESQSRIGAAVGLEQGYVSRIMAGRKVTSIDVLERIADGCRMPGQARITMGLAPRETSPPASPDRRTPTEPPSHRTWQDDVRSAAELWRGDVNRRDVLRQVAFSSAGYTLPALRWFTAPDPAPVTQPGRNAVGQPQIDTIRAMTATYRGLDNQYGGGHARDTVARYLHQEVTPLLTDGRYDHPTGQRLLSAAAELAQLAGWQAYDTAEHGIAQRYLTLALDFAHAAGDNGLGAEILAAMSHQATYLGHTATGLDLARAAGQAARRAGVPVLAAEAHVMEAHALAKARDERACAVALHQAEQALDRADRSTEPHWLSYFDEAYLSAKFGHCFHALGRNTHAERFAVRSLRMDNRYVRGRAFNLALLASIQAQQGEVERACITGAEALSLTTQLRSARAVRYLRDLQTHLAPRRRLPTVRHFTGRVDATLGPRR encoded by the coding sequence GTGCTGCTCGATCCGCTTCGAATACCAGAGGACGCATGGTCACGCGGCGAGGTGCTGACCGTCTTGGCCGCCCGCGACATCGGCGGGCTGTTCCGCTGGATCACCCGCCTCACGGGCGAGAGCCAGAGCCGCATCGGGGCCGCCGTCGGGTTGGAACAGGGCTACGTCAGCCGGATCATGGCCGGACGCAAGGTCACCTCGATCGACGTCCTGGAGCGGATCGCCGACGGGTGCCGAATGCCCGGCCAGGCGCGGATCACCATGGGCTTGGCACCCCGTGAGACCTCACCACCTGCCAGCCCCGACCGGCGCACTCCCACCGAGCCGCCATCGCACCGGACCTGGCAAGACGACGTACGCAGTGCCGCAGAGCTTTGGCGAGGTGACGTGAACCGTCGAGACGTACTCCGACAGGTGGCCTTCAGTTCCGCCGGCTACACCCTGCCGGCGCTGCGCTGGTTCACCGCCCCCGATCCAGCCCCGGTGACCCAGCCTGGTCGCAACGCCGTCGGTCAACCGCAGATTGACACCATCCGCGCGATGACCGCGACCTACCGCGGGCTGGACAACCAGTACGGCGGCGGGCACGCCCGCGACACCGTCGCCCGCTACCTCCACCAGGAGGTGACCCCACTGCTCACCGACGGCCGATACGATCACCCCACCGGCCAACGACTACTCAGCGCCGCTGCCGAACTGGCCCAGCTCGCCGGCTGGCAGGCGTACGACACAGCCGAACACGGCATCGCCCAGCGGTACCTCACCCTCGCCCTGGACTTCGCCCACGCCGCCGGTGACAACGGCCTCGGCGCGGAGATCCTCGCCGCGATGAGCCACCAGGCCACCTACCTCGGCCACACCGCCACCGGCCTCGACCTCGCCCGCGCCGCCGGCCAAGCCGCCCGCCGCGCCGGAGTCCCCGTCCTGGCCGCCGAAGCCCACGTCATGGAAGCCCACGCCCTGGCCAAAGCCCGTGACGAACGAGCCTGCGCCGTCGCCCTGCACCAGGCGGAACAAGCCCTCGACCGGGCCGACCGCAGTACCGAACCGCATTGGCTCAGCTACTTCGACGAGGCGTACCTGTCGGCCAAGTTCGGCCACTGCTTCCACGCCCTCGGCCGCAACACCCACGCCGAACGCTTCGCGGTCCGATCCCTACGCATGGACAACCGCTACGTACGCGGCAGAGCCTTCAACCTCGCCCTACTCGCCAGCATCCAAGCCCAACAAGGCGAAGTCGAGCGGGCCTGCATCACCGGTGCGGAGGCGCTGAGCCTGACCACCCAGCTTCGCTCCGCCAGAGCGGTCCGCTACCTGCGCGACCTGCAAACCCATCTCGCCCCACGCCGGCGGCTACCCACCGTCCGGCACTTCACCGGCCGCGTCGACGCCACCCTCGGCCCACGACGCTGA
- a CDS encoding NUDIX hydrolase, giving the protein MVEKQSTELTRWTIHGERVVDDTRRARLSIAEVELPDGVRFEQYVIRAPRSAMVAVLDGQERLLLMRRHRFVFDRWVWELPGGYVDGEEQPAACAVREVEEETGWRPQAVEPLLSFQPWVGTADAENLLFLARQAEHIGTPVDVNEAEQVAWIPLEEAYRLVAQGEIVGAGTLVAVLELVARKARGEL; this is encoded by the coding sequence GTGGTGGAGAAGCAGTCGACGGAGTTGACCCGGTGGACCATTCATGGCGAGCGGGTCGTGGACGACACCAGGCGGGCCCGGCTGAGCATCGCCGAGGTCGAGCTGCCTGACGGGGTCCGCTTTGAGCAGTACGTGATCCGGGCTCCCCGGTCGGCCATGGTCGCCGTGCTCGACGGCCAGGAGCGACTGCTGTTGATGCGACGGCACCGGTTCGTCTTCGACCGGTGGGTGTGGGAGCTGCCCGGCGGCTATGTCGACGGCGAGGAGCAGCCGGCGGCGTGTGCGGTGCGGGAGGTCGAGGAGGAAACCGGCTGGCGCCCTCAAGCTGTCGAGCCGTTGCTGTCCTTCCAGCCGTGGGTCGGTACTGCCGACGCCGAGAATCTGCTGTTCCTGGCCCGGCAGGCCGAGCACATCGGCACGCCGGTGGACGTGAACGAGGCTGAGCAGGTCGCCTGGATTCCGCTAGAAGAGGCGTACCGGCTCGTGGCTCAGGGCGAGATCGTCGGTGCCGGCACCTTGGTCGCGGTGCTTGAGCTGGTTGCGCGTAAGGCCAGGGGAGAGCTGTGA